A window from Drosophila yakuba strain Tai18E2 chromosome 3L, Prin_Dyak_Tai18E2_2.1, whole genome shotgun sequence encodes these proteins:
- the LOC6534237 gene encoding uncharacterized protein LOC6534237 isoform X2 produces the protein MALMDTAWRCRLMIFGVVSLLLVGDLFVYGGGMKSNHPTPHSVRAAGGAGAAGAPTGPAAAAASKFQAKNAEIDITEAAQSLKPGMAVVTGASLKTKSKLTDTIKESCLPKMLCELASKPEYQLSEKERELLRLIRSPTMPWMMNMPPSKWYFAAHMGELMRHTSDNLSGPMGCANLWPNCPISSKKLMKLSYKVRA, from the exons ATGGCTCTCATGGACACTGCCTGGCGTTGTCGCCTCATGATCTTCGGCGTCGTCTCGCTACTGCTTGTGGGCGATCTCTTTGTATACGGCGGCGGCATGAAGTCCAACCACCCCACTCCCCACTCGGTGAGAGCGGCGGGCGGCGCGGGGGCGGCAGGTGCCCCAACGGGTCCGGCGGCTGCAGCGGCCAGCAAGTTCCAGGCCAAAAACGCCGAAATCGACATAACCGAAG CGGCTCAATCCCTCAAGCCGGGAATGGCAGTGGTGACTGGAGCGAGTCTGAAGACCAAGTCCAAACTCACGGATACCATCAAGGAGTCGTGTCTTCCCAAGATGCTCTGCGAACTGGCCTCCAAGCCGGAGTACCAGCTCAGCGAAAAGGAGCGTGAGCTGCTCAGACTGATCAG ATCTCCAACAATGCCCTGGATGATGAACATGCCGCCCAGCAAATGGTATTTCGCGGCCCACATGGGCGAGCTTATGCGTCACACCAGCGACAATCTCAGCGGTCCGATGGGATGCGCCAATCTCTGGCCAAACTGCCCCATCAGCTCCAAGAAGCTGATGAAGCTCAGCTACAAAGTGAGGGCCTAG
- the LOC6534235 gene encoding uncharacterized protein LOC6534235: protein MQLLWEPRSVQWKIAILIIALVLDVSCIRNGNGEEEQISVKLKNFFPSEEASVAQSFPETSARVTTGGGFRPSQMLVFTPSDVMPQSGYTRYPPSYLEPNYKHELPSSPGQQVALDKQFSFPQESHPVFQSTPLPTTPVVSYLDPYTQQNYGYAPTPPPIIQYQREQPVQDDQVYTVQSSLLVGSHQQNHQQQQQQQHPGHVEDVYLKRPGYVFDESPAPSYRRPTRPPPSLPPPPTTAAHKISYDSHDYPPPSYAAEQTSNFVPQQPKQRPLYQRQDIKPNRGGAAGLGAAGGAVGAGGVPPPGSSNYANNFDNYSQRPNPQQAQIQHPNQIQPQFGNYQYYPQNGGAGGPATGPPQRPRPGHNYYEYQIGEIPPPQSQHFQQPQQQFIYRPATQSPAGGSGGGVGGGLATLASLYAPQFTNLLLGGGGGSSSSPSSASSQSSSPLGSLLGAFAGTQGGAGQQSGGLLGGASRPPNTQLIRALENIARNDDLQCVPKVLCQMIAGQTLRGQLPGFVTSPAITNFLAGFPVASPALIYGRAALLGLSGGEKSCIQTYVKCPKNDMEIIHYLNNHRGGFFKFFSEPEEKPVASQQAEGESGSLFSILSALTGGGGGQSYTTPRPAPRPTKRPSTDITSGIGSFFTQVLSEYLNGVEYQRRRRRSIDSDVDFHDEEDNLDTQTSQLVKFQDDEEEEAAKAHTELIGVLQFPEDGGESRVVNFKDIQSEEQLEEGSIRFPDATPADVIREFNRDAAQRKLKFPVERDEPSENVRRGKELSFMDGWKVVLPNGLSQSDLGVDKRRGKRIVFRDTNEHLDEQRLEEERIREEELFREAELREARILEEQIREQQIKEELIREEQIKEQQYLDEQLREEEVRREKLREDKILREQAQILRIREAQYNQQSFKDESPVPNAVYDEAAPPQRGARVIFPDHYEQHIRKGKILNRPTYAPTYEYNEVGEPKEDRFVVSNEHRPQNHYRLEGGFNTLNYGEYMPGNTVRFENPTNERPQYNYPNANYISDNRYGSSQNKKPQYEDDKNIYVTNSQGVNEYYIRPDGSKVYLKTG, encoded by the exons ATGCAATTGCTATGGGAGCCGCGAAGTGTGCAATGGAAAATTGCAATTCTAATTATCGCATTAGTCCTCGACGTGTCGTGCATAAGAAATGGCAACGG tgaGGAAGAACAAATATCCGTGAAGCTGAAAAACTTCTTTCCCTCAGAAGAAGCTTCAGTTGCTCAGAGTTTTCCCGAAACTTCAGCCAGAGTGACAACGGGCGGAGGATTTAGACCCTCCCAAATGCTGGTCTTCACGCCCTCGGACGTGATGCCCCAGTCTGGATACACTCGATATCCGCCGAGCTATTTGGAACCGAACTACAAGCACGAACTTCCAAGTTCTCCGGGACAGCAGGTGGCATTGGACAAGCAGTTCTCCTTTCCCCAGGAGTCGCACCCGGTGTTTCAGAGCACTCCGCTGCCCACAACGCCGGTAGTTAGCTACCTGGATCCGTACACCCAGCAGAACTATGGCTACGCACCCACGCCGCCTCCTATAATTCAATATCAACGTGAGCAGCCAGTCCAAGATGATCAGGTCTATACTGTGCAATCTTCCCTGCTGGTGGGGAGTCACCAACAGaaccaccagcaacagcaacagcagcagcatcctgGCCACGTGGAGGATGTATATCTAAAGCGACCAGGCTACGTCTTCGACGAAAGCCCCGCCCCCTCGTATCGACGCCCCACAAGGCCACCGCCCTCgctgccaccaccacccaccaccgcCGCTCACAAAATCTCCTATGATAGCCATGATTACCCACCGCCCAGCTATGCGGCCGAGCAAACTTCCAATTTTGTGCCCCAGCAGCCAAAGCAGCGACCGCTGTACCAACGCCAAGACATCAAGCCAAATCGAGGGGGAGCAGCAGGATTAGGAGCAGCAGGTGGAGCAGttggagcaggtggagtgcCACCTCCAGGCTCGTCTAATTATGCAAACAACTTCGATAATTATTCGCAGCGGCCAAACCCACAGCAGGCACAAATACAGCATCCAAACCAG ATTCAGCCGCAGTTTGGAAACTATCAGTACTACCCCCAGAacggaggagcaggagggCCTGCGACAGGACCACCCCAGCGGCCCAGACCAGGACACAATTACTACGAGTACCAAATTGGCGAGATACCACCACCGCAGTCCCAGCACTtccagcagccacagcagcagttCATCTATCGTCCTGCCACTCAGTCACCGGCTGGTGGCTCCGGCGGCGGAGTGGGCGGCGGATTGGCCACCCTGGCCTCGCTGTACGCGCCACAATTTACGAATCTCCTCCtgggtggcggcggtggctcctcctcctccccctccTCCGCGTCCTCGCAGTCGTCCAGCCCATTAGGCAGTCTCCTCGGCGCTTTCGCCGGCACACAAGGCGGAGCAGGACAGCAATCCGGGGGACTGTTGGGGGGAGCAAGTCGACCGCCCAACACACAGCTCATTAGGGCACTGGAGAACATCGCTCGCAACGACGATTTGCAGTGCGTGCCCAAGGTGCTCTGCCAGATGATTGCCGGTCAAACGTTACGTGGCCAATTGCCCGGATTCGTTACCTCCCCGGCCATAACCAA tttCCTCGCTGGCTTTCCAGTGGCATCACCTGCTCTCATTTACGGAAGAGCTGCCCTTCTGGGATTGAGTGGTGGGGAGAAAAGCTGCATTCAGACCTACGTAAAATGTCCCAAAAATGAT ATGGAAATCATTCATTACTTAAACAACCATCGCGGCGGTTTTTTCAAGTTCTTCAGTGAGCCAGAGGAAAAACCAGTGGCCTCCCAGCAAGCAGAAGGCGAATCGGGATCCCTATTTAGCATTCTTTCTGCGTTGACAGGAGGTGGTGGAGGTCAAAGTTACACCACCCCACGACCAGCACCGCGTCCCACCAAGCGTCCCTCCACGGATATAACCAGCGGAATCGGAAGCTTTTTTACCCAGGTGCTATCCGAATACCTAAACGGAGTGGAGTACCAGcggaggagaaggaggagcatCGATTCGGATGTCGACTTCCATGACGAAGAGGACAACCTGGACACTCAAACGAGTCAGCTGGTGAAGTTTCAGGATGATGAAGAGGAGGAAGCTGCCAAAGCGCACACAGAACTCATAGGAGTCCTTCAGTTCCCCGAAGATGGAGGAGAAAGTCGGGTTGTTAACTTCAAGGACATTCAAAGCGAAGAACAACTCGAAGAAGGATCTATCCGATTTCCGGATGCCACCCCAGCGGATGTAATTCGGGAATTTAACAGGGATGCTGCGCAACGAAAACTGAAGTTTCCTGTAGAACGCGATGAACCATCTGAAAATGTTCGACGTGGCAAGGAATTATCATTCATGGATGGATGGAAAGTTGTGCTTCCCAATGGCCTCTCACAATCGGACTTGGGCGTGGATAAGCGCAGAGGGAAGAGGATTGTGTTTAGGGATACCAACGAACATCTGGACGAGCAGAGACTGGAAGAGGAAAGGATCAGAGAGGAGGAATTGTTCAGGGAAGCTGAACTGAGGGAGGCAAGAATCCTAGAGGAGCAAATCAGGGAACAACAAATCAAGGAAGAACTGATCCGGGAAGAGCAAATCAAGGAACAACAGTACCTAGATGAACAACTCCGGGAAGAGGAGGTTCGCAGGGAGAAACTTCGGGAAGATAAAATCCTCAGGGAGCAGGCTCAGATTCTGCGTATTCGCGAGGCACAATATAACCAACAGTCCTTTAAGGATGAGAGTCCTGTTCCAAATGCAGTTTACGATGAAGCAGCTCCTCCGCAGCGAGGAGCTCGTGTTATCTTCCCCGATCACTATGAACAGCACATTCGCAAGGGCAAGATCCTGAATCGGCCCACCTATGCACCCACCTATGAATACAACGAGGTTGGGGAGCCCAAGGAGGATCGCTTCGTGGTGAGTAATGAGCATAGGCCCCAGAACCACTACCGATTGGAGGGTGGCTTCAATACCCTGAACTACGGAGAATACATGCCGGGAAACACGGTTCGCTTCGAGAATCCCACAAACGAGAGACCCCAATACAACTATCCCAATGCAAACTACATCAGCGATAATCGTTATGGAAGCAGTCAAAATAAGAAGCCCCAGTACGAAGatgacaaaaatatttatgtcaCCAACTCGCAGGGAGTAAACGAGTACTACATACGCCCAGATGGCAGTAAGGTGTACCTTAAAACTGGTTAG
- the LOC6534237 gene encoding uncharacterized protein LOC6534237 isoform X1, whose protein sequence is MALMDTAWRCRLMIFGVVSLLLVGDLFVYGGGMKSNHPTPHSVRAAGGAGAAGAPTGPAAAAASKFQAKNAEIDITEEHEFNELSAAAQSLKPGMAVVTGASLKTKSKLTDTIKESCLPKMLCELASKPEYQLSEKERELLRLIRSPTMPWMMNMPPSKWYFAAHMGELMRHTSDNLSGPMGCANLWPNCPISSKKLMKLSYKVRA, encoded by the exons ATGGCTCTCATGGACACTGCCTGGCGTTGTCGCCTCATGATCTTCGGCGTCGTCTCGCTACTGCTTGTGGGCGATCTCTTTGTATACGGCGGCGGCATGAAGTCCAACCACCCCACTCCCCACTCGGTGAGAGCGGCGGGCGGCGCGGGGGCGGCAGGTGCCCCAACGGGTCCGGCGGCTGCAGCGGCCAGCAAGTTCCAGGCCAAAAACGCCGAAATCGACATAACCGAAG aGCACGAATTTAATGAGCTCTCCGCAGCGGCTCAATCCCTCAAGCCGGGAATGGCAGTGGTGACTGGAGCGAGTCTGAAGACCAAGTCCAAACTCACGGATACCATCAAGGAGTCGTGTCTTCCCAAGATGCTCTGCGAACTGGCCTCCAAGCCGGAGTACCAGCTCAGCGAAAAGGAGCGTGAGCTGCTCAGACTGATCAG ATCTCCAACAATGCCCTGGATGATGAACATGCCGCCCAGCAAATGGTATTTCGCGGCCCACATGGGCGAGCTTATGCGTCACACCAGCGACAATCTCAGCGGTCCGATGGGATGCGCCAATCTCTGGCCAAACTGCCCCATCAGCTCCAAGAAGCTGATGAAGCTCAGCTACAAAGTGAGGGCCTAG
- the LOC6534238 gene encoding probable cytochrome P450 312a1 gives MFWLGFGLLLIALSLYLLYVYERQSRIDRLTHNWPAPPALPFIGHLHILAKLVGPHPLRRATEMITNHLKDHRGKLWMGTKLYLVDCNPKDIQALCSAQQLLQKTNDYRVFENWLCEGLFTSGFEKWSHRRKIVMPAFNYTMIKQFVAVFEKQSRILLSNVQKFAESGEEIDFLQLISCFTLDTICETALGVSVGSQSNAKSDYLDAVKSILVIIDKRLKNIFYRNAFIFKHTSHYKREQELIKTLHGFTEGIIQKRMDEMNEDAENRNYQTNDAELDGVKRTHCFLDTLLMSTGPDGKPLSVKDIREEVDTIIFGGFDLTATTLNFFMYNMTLHPEHQQRCREEVWSVCGKDKSEPITMEQVRQLEFLEACIKETLRMYPSGPLTARKATANCTVNDFFIPKGSDVIISPIYMGRCKDFFPDPMVFKPDRWASGAEPKIEATTFVPFMTGARSCMGQRYAMVMLKVVLAHLLRNFLFEPLGERQVKLKLNFVITLHTVEPYLCRAKHLD, from the exons ATGTTCTGGCTCGGATTCGGTTTGCTGTTGATCGCGTTGTCCCTATACCTGCTGTATGTCTACGAGCGGCAGAGCAGGATCGACCGGCTCACCCACAATTGGCCAGCTCCCCCCGCCCTGCCCTTCATTGGCCATCTGCACATCCTGGCCAAGTTGGTGGGGCCGCATCCGCTGCGACGGGCCACCGAAATGATCACCAACCATTTGAAGGATCATCGCGGAAAACTGTGGATGGGCACCAAGCTCTACCTCGTGGACTGCAATCCCAAGGATATCCAGGCACTGTGCAGTgcccagcagctgctgcagaagACCAACGACTACAGGGTATTTGAGAACTGGCTCTGCGAGGGCCTCTTCACCAGTGGATTCGAGAAGTGGTCCCATCGCCGAAAGATCGTAATGCCCGCCTTCAACTACACCATGATCAAGCAGTTTGTTGCAGTCTTCGAGAAGCAGTCGAGGATTCTCCTCTCGAATGTCCAGAAATTTGCCGAGTCCGGCGAGGAAATTGACTTCCTGCAACTGATCAGCTGCTTCACTCTGGACACTATTTGTGAAACGGCCCTCGGAGTCTCTGTGGGTTCGCAGTCGAACGCCAAATCGGACTACCTCGATGCTGTGAAATC AATCCTTGTGATCATCGATAAGCGACTGAAGAACATCTTCTACCGCAACGCGTTTATTTTCAAACACACCTCGCATTACAAGCGGGAACAGGAGCTGATTAAAACGCTTCACGGATTCACAGAGGGCATTATCCAGAAACGAATGGATGAAATGAATGAGGATGCTGAGAATCGCAACTACCAGACTAATGATGCGGAATTGGACGGCGTCAAGCGAACCCACTGCTTTCTGGACACTTTGCTAATGTCCACGGGTCCTGATGGCAAACCATTGTCGGTCAAGGATATTCGCGAGGAAGTGGACACCATCATATTCGGGGGCTTCGATCTCACGGCCACCACGCTCAACTTCTTCATGTACAACATGACGCTGCATCCGGAGCACCAGCAGCGATGTCGCGAGGAGGTGTGGTCGGTGTGCGGCAAGGACAAAAGTGAACCCATCACCATGGAGCAGGTGCGGCAGCTGGAGTTCCTAGAGGCTTGCATCAAGGAAACGCTGCGGATGTATCCCTCAGGTCCACTCACTGCCAGAAAGGCCACAGCCAACTGCACAGTTA ATGACTTCTTCATTCCGAAGGGCAGCGATGTAATCATTTCCCCCATTTACATGGGCCGCTGCAAGGACTTCTTCCCGGATCCCATGGTCTTCAAGCCAGATCGCTGGGCGAGTGGAGCGGAGCCCAAAATCGAGGCCACCACCTTCGTACCCTTTATGACGGGGGCGCGGAGTTGCATGGGCCAGCGATACGCCATGGTGATGCTGAAAGTGGTGCTAGCCCACCTGCTGAGGAACTTCCTGTTCGAGCCCCTTGGCGAGCGACAggtgaagctgaagctgaacTTTGTGATCACCCTCCATACCGTTGAACCCTATCTATGTAGAGCTAAACATCTAGATTGA
- the LOC6534236 gene encoding uncharacterized protein LOC6534236, which produces MNLRYICTVTLVPTLCVLLVLLLEFVEEGLAQNADPLFELPVQLVGFPVIVLSVRLSQFAKKLAYSLSPSTYRSRSRRDIAHPLALDAELAQKQILGEFGPQACILEEPCRVHASRYSGSSDGRFPDGKAKPHAAWSEVLRNYKVQSGVSGMKQWYLLSLFIGDAVRDVPLCKHLAKRMPCPGVGPLPAPQPR; this is translated from the exons ATGAATCTGCGCTATATCTGCACTGTGACTCTCGTGCCGACGCTCTGCGTGCTGCTGGTGCTTCTGCTGGAATTCGTGGAGGAGGGCCTGGCCCAGAATGCGGATCCACTCTTCGAGCTTCCCGTCCAGCTGGTTGGATTTCCCGTAATCGTGCTTTCCGTCCGCCTGTCCCAGTTCGCCAAGAAGTTGGCCTACTCCCTGAGTCCCA GTACATATAGATCTCGCAGCAGAAGGGACATCGCCCATCCGCTGGCTCTCGATGCTGAACTGGCTCAGAAACAGATCCTGGGTGAGTTCGGACCCCAAGCCTGCATCCTGGAGGAGCCGTGCCGTGTCCACGCCTCTCGGTATTCCGGCAGCTCTGATGGCCGATTCCCCGACGGAAAAGCAAAGCCACATGCTGCCTGGTCGGAGGTGTTGAG GAACTACAAAGTGCAATCGGGCGTCAGTGGGATGAAGCAGTGGTACCTGCTCTCCCTCTTCATTGGCGATGCTGTGCGGGATGTGCCGCTCTGCAAGCATCTGGCCAAAAGGATGCCCTGTCCAGGAGTCGGACCTCTGCCGGCGCCCCAGCCACGATGA